From Diceros bicornis minor isolate mBicDic1 chromosome 17, mDicBic1.mat.cur, whole genome shotgun sequence, the proteins below share one genomic window:
- the TMDD1 gene encoding transmembrane and death domain protein 1, whose amino-acid sequence MAAGALVLALWGWALAPAGAVDAMGPHAAVRLAELLTPEECGHFQSLLKAPEPDVEAELARLSEDRLARAERPEPPGRRRRREAAEVSDGCREGLAAWLAAEAPSLSWDRVARALRRSGRPDVARELGKSLHQQATLQLRRFGKPYLPAPGAPAAPAAPPRPRRAAGPGPDWDRLELVVERLPPAPYERSPSGWAGPLALGLLSGFVGALGAGALLVLLTLWITGGDGDPAWPCSPGPPATAARRPAGRPGRGEAQPLLTAPPRPGLRAGQVPPRLRL is encoded by the coding sequence ATGGCGGCGGGGGCCCTGGTCCTGGCGCTCTGGGGCTGGGCGCTGGCTCCGGCGGGCGCCGTGGACGCCATGGGCCCTCACGCGGCCGTCCGTCTGGCCGAGCTGCTGACGCCGGAGGAGTGCGGCCACTTCCAGTCGCTCCTGAAGGCGCCGGAGCCGGACGTCGAGGCCGAGCTGGCCAGGCTCTCGGAGGACCGGCTGGCCCGGGCCGAGCGGCCGGAGCCCccgggccggcggcggcggcgggaggcggcggAGGTCTCCGACGGCTGCCGGGAGGGGCTGGCGGCCTGGCTGGCGGCCGAGGCCCCGTCCCTGTCGTGGGACCGCGTGGCCCGGGCCCTGCGGCGCAGCGGCCGCCCCGACGTGGCCCGGGAGTTGGGCAAGAGCCTCCACCAGCAGGCGACGCTGCAGCTGCGCAGGTTCGGGAAGCCCTACCTGCCCGCGCCCGGCGCCCCCGCCGCGCCCGCCGCGCCCCCGCGCCCCCGCCGCGCCGCGGGCCCGGGGCCCGACTGGGACCGGCTGGAGCTGGTCGTGGAGCGCCTGCCGCCGGCGCCCTACGAGCGGAGCCCCTCGGGCTGGGCTGGGCCGCTGGCGCTCGGCCTCCTCTCCGGCTTCGTAGGGGCGCTGGGCGCCGGGGCGCTGCTCGTCCTGCTCACGCTGTGGATCACGGGCGGCGACGGCGACccggcgtggccctgcagccccggccCGCCCGCCACTGCCGCGCGCAGGCCCGCCGGGAGGCCCGGCCGGGGGGAAGCACAGCCGCTCCTGACTGCGCCCCCTCGGCCTGGGCTGCGGGCCGGCCAGGTCCCCCCTCGCCTCCGCCTGTAA